One genomic region from Quercus robur chromosome 4, dhQueRobu3.1, whole genome shotgun sequence encodes:
- the LOC126721792 gene encoding uncharacterized protein LOC126721792 → MPLGHHRSYKGNRWVAPPRMFKINVDGATSENGRNSSMGVIIRDSQGLVVVACSRYLFGQFTTPEVEVLVVEYGILFAQELELSQVIIESDALSAVQSIVDRETDGSLGHLYSGISQVLELFSRWEIKHLKREYNRVVHELSQLARRNEASQRWIGVSPRIV, encoded by the coding sequence ATGCCTCTAGGCCATCATAGGTCCTATAAGGGCAATAGATGGGTAGCTCCCCCACGCATGTTTAAAATCAATGTGGACGGAGCTACATCAGAAAATGGAAGGAACTCAAGCATGGGAGTGATCATAAGAGACTCTCAAGGTTTGGTGGTGGTAGCTTGCTCAAGGTACCTATTTGGCCAATTCACTACCCCTGAAGTGGAAGTGCTTGTTGTTGAGTATGGCATCCTTTTTGCCCAAGAATTGGAGCTCTCACAGGTAATCATAGAGTCAGATGCTCTGTCAGCGGTGCAGAGTATAGTTGATAGAGAGACTGATGGAAGTCTAGGCCATTTGTATTCTGGTATTAGTCAAGTCCTTGAGTTATTTAGCAGGTGGGAAATTAAGCATTTGAAAAGGGAATACAATAGGGTAGTTCATGAGCTTTCCCAACTTGCTAGGAGGAACGAAGCTTCTCAAAGATGGATAGGGGTCTCCCCTCGTATAGTTTAA
- the LOC126721187 gene encoding transcription factor PIF5-like gives MNNNWLPAGWNFESDLPVTNQKKSLGQDNDIVELLWRNGQVVLHGQTRKPSFNHNDSRQVVQKPKLRGSGSYGNSSNLIQNDDDGDETVSWVQYPLEVDPFEKEFCYNLFSELPPSDPKEIEQDKLLNKFGASDTDVDATHVIANSHQPTSISISNSVVPEFPGNLGHHPPRFPFPESAAQKNHDLGGSGKVLNFIGSSNGQHGGEGSGQLMQGEVKECSVMTIGSSHCGSNQVPNDPDFSNGVGTSALFAGPVKQDVHKITPQSERRKMDTLEPTAASSSGGSGSSFGRRCTQSTGVNSMKRKVRDAEELECQSEAAELESAAGNKPAQRSASSRRSRSAEVHNLSERRRRDRINEKMKALQELIPHCNKTDKASMLDEAIEYLKSLQLQLQVMWMGSGMAPMMFPGVQRYISLMGMGIGPPPMPSSHNPMHLQRVPPVDQSMSMAPSTSHALMCQTPVLNNVNYQNQMHNPSFSEKYARYMGFHHMQTASQPLHMLRFSSPTIQQGQTTVPPGTSSGHLNGGAAINDTASGMNDG, from the exons ATGAATAATAATTGGCTTCCAGCTGGTTGGAATTTTGAGAGTGATCTTCCTGTGACCAATCAGAAGAAATCCTTGGG GCAAGACAATGACATAGTAGAGCTGTTATGGAGAAATGGTCAGGTAGTTTTGCACGGTCAAACGCGAAAACCAAGTTTCAATCATAATGATTCAAGACAAGTAGTTCAGAAACCAAAGCTAAGAGGTAGTGGCTCATATGGGAACTCAAGCAATTTAATtcaaaatgatgatgatggtgatgagaCTGTGTCGTGGGTACAATATCCTCTCGAAGTTGATCCCTTTGAAAAAGAGTTCTGTTACAACCTTTTTTCTGAATTGCCACCATCTGATCCTAAAGAAATTGAACAAGACAAGCTTCTTAATAAGTTTGGTGCTTCTGACACTGATGTTGATGCTACTCATGTCATTGCAAACTCACATCAACCAACTAGTATTAGTATTAGTAATTCTGTTGTACCTGAATTCCCTGGCAACTTGGGCCATCATCCTCCTAGATTTCCTTTTCCTGAATCAGCAGCCCAGAAAAATCATGATTTAGGAGGGTCAGGAAAAGTCTTGAATTTTATAGGATCTTCAAATGGGCAACACGGAGGGGAAGGATCAGGTCAATTGATGCAAGGAGAGGTTAAAGAGTGTTCAGTAATGACGATTGGATCCAGCCACTGTGGCAGCAATCAAGTACCAAATGACCCTGATTTTAGCAATGGTGTTGGGACTTCTGCTTTATTTGCTGGACCTGTAAAACAAGATGTTCACAAGATAACGCCTCAGAGTGAAAGACGAAAAATGGACACACTTGAGCCTACTGCTGCTTCTTCGTCTGGTGGCTCAGGTAGTAGTTTTGGAAGAAGATGCACACAATCTACTGGTGTCAATAGCATGAAGAGAAAGGTCAGGGATGCTGAGGAATTAGAGTGCCAAAGTGAG GCCGCTGAACTTGAATCAGCGGCTGGAAACAAGCCAGCGCAACGATCAGCATCTTCCCGCAGGAGCCGCTCTGCTGAAGTTCATAACCTTTCAGAAAGG AGACGGAGAGATCGGAtcaatgagaaaatgaaggCATTGCAAGAGCTCATACCACACTGTAACAAG ACTGATAAAGCATCAATGCTAGATGAGGCAATTGAATACTTGAAGTCACTTCAGTTACAACTTCAg GTAATGTGGATGGGAAGCGGGATGGCTCCAATGATGTTTCCAGGCGTCCAGCGCTATATCTCTTTAATGGGTATGGGAATTGGTCCTCCTCCTATGCCTTCTAGTCACAATCCAATGCATTTACAAAGGGTCCCGCCAGTTGATCAATCCATGTCCATGGCTCCATCGACAAGCCATGCTCTAATGTGCCAAACTCCAGTTTTGAATAATGTTAATTATCAAAATCAGATGCATAATCCTTCTTTTTCTGAGAAATATGCACGTTATATGGGATTCCATCATATGCAAACTGCGTCTCAG CCCTTGCATATGTTGAGATTTAGTTCCCCAACAATTCAACAGGGTCAAACAACGGTACCGCCTGGGACTAGCAGTGGACACTTAAATGGAGGAGCTGCAATTAATGATACTGCAAGTGGCATGAATGATG GTTAA